TGCGGCCGGAGACGTCGTCGGACTTGACCGTCAGCATCTCCTGCAAGGTGTAAGCGGCGCCATATGCTTCCAACGCCCAGACCTCCATCTCGCCAAAACGCTGACCGCCAAACTGGGCCTTACCACCGAGGGGCTGCTGCGTGACCAGACTGTACGGTCCGGTGGAGCGCGCGTGCATCTTGTCGTCCACCAAATGGTGCAGCTTCAACATATAGAGGTAACCCACGGTCACCGGACGATCGAAGGCCTCACCACTGCGCCCGTCGTAGAGGGTGACCTGCCCGCTCCGCGGCAGACCCGCGAGTTCCAGCATGTCGCGAATATCCTCCTCAGCGGCACCATCGAAGACTGGGGTTGCCATCGGCACGCCATTGCGCAGGTTGTGCGCCAAGGCGAGGACTTCCTCGTCATTGAGACTATCAATATCTTCCTTCTTGCCAGAGCGATTGTAGATCTCTGTCAGGAAGGCGCGCAGTTCCGCCATCGCTCTTTGCTGATCGAGCATTTCGCCGATACGCTTGCCAAGACCCTTGGCCGCCCAGCCCAAATGCGTCTCCAGGATCTGTCCGACGTTCATACGCGAGGGCACGCCGAGGGGATTGAGAACGATGTCGACGGGCGTTCCATCGGCGAGGTAGGGCATGTCCTCGACCGGGACGATCTTGGACACCACACCCTTATTTCCATGCCGACCGGCCATCTTGTCACCTGGCTGCAACTGACGCTTGACCGCCACGTGCACCTTGACCATCTTCAGCACACCAGGGCTAAGGTCGTCCCCTTGCGTCAATTTACGGCGCTTTTCTTCTAGCACCGCATCAAGGCGTTCCCGCTGTTGCTCGAGCTGGGCGCGGATCTGTTCCAGGGCCTCATTGCTCTCTTCACTGCGCAGACGGATATCGAACCAACGATCCCGCGCCAAGTCCTTTAGGTAGGTCTTGGTAATTTTCGCACCCGCCGCGAGTCCGGCCGGACCGCCTTCTGCGACCTTGCCCAACAGCAGGCGCTCGATCCGTTGGTAGGTGTCCGACTCGAAGATGCGGTACTCGTCCTGGACGTCCTTGCGGATCTTTTTGAGCTGCTCCTCCTCGATGGCCTTGGCGCGGGCATCCTTGTCAATGCCATCGCGGGTAAAGACCTGTACATCGATCACGGTGCCGTACATGCCCGCCGGCATGCGCAGCGAGTTATCTTTTACGTCCGACGCTTTCTCACCAAAGATGGCGCGCAGCAGTTTTTCTTCCGGCGTCAGCTGCGTCTCCCCCTTGGGGGTCACCTTGCCGACCAGAATGTCGCCGGGCGCGAGCTCGGCACCAATCACCACAATCCCCGATTCATCGAGGTGGCGCAGGGCCCCTTCCGACACGTTGGGAATATCGCGCGTGATTTCTTCCGGCCCCAGCTTGGTGTCCCGGGCATAGACCGGGAATTCCTCGATGTGAATCGTGGTATAGCGATCTTCTGCTGCCACGCGCTCGGAAATCAGGATGGAGTCCTCAAAGTTGTACCCATTCCACGGGGTAAATGCCACCAGAATGTTCTGCCCCAAGGCCAACTCGCCCAACTCCGTGCTCGGGCCATCGGCGAGAACATCACCACGGGCCACCTCATCACCCACCGTAACGATCGGCTTCTGGTTGAGCGTGGTATTCTGGTTGGAACGCGAATACTTGACCAGGTTGTAGATATCCACGCCGGGTTCACCTGGCTGGGTCTCCTCGTCATTGACCCGTACGACGATACGCGCGCCGTCGACACTATCCACTACGCCACCGCGGCGTGCGGTGATGGCCGCACCGGAGTCGATGGCCACCACACGCTCCATCCCGGTACCGACCAGGGGCGCGTCGGAACGCACCGTGGGCACCGCCTGGCGCTGCATGTTCGAGCCCATGAGGGCGCGGTTGGCATCGTCATGCTCAAGAAAAGGAATCATGCTGGCCGCCACGGACACGATCTGGCGCGGCGAGATATCCATCAATTGCACTTGATCCGGAGCCACCAGGAGCGTCTCACCCTTGTGGCGACAGGAAACCAGATCGTCCAACAGATGATTGTCAGGACTCAGAGGCGAGTTGGCCTGAGCGATCACATAGTGACCTTCATCGATGGCCGAGAGATAAATGACCTCATCCGTTGCCTGGCCGTTGATAACCTTGCGGTACGGCGTTTCGAGGAACCCATAGCTGTTGGTACGGGCAAAACAGGCGAGACTGTTGATGAGACCGATATTGGGACCTTCGGGTGTCTCAATCGGGCAGATACGGCCGTAATGGGTGGGGTGCACGTCACGCACCTCGAAACCAGCTCGCTCACGGGTCAGGCCGCCCGGCCCAAGCGCCGAGACACGCCGCTTGTGGGTCACCTCGGAGAGCGGGTTGGTCTGATCCATGAACTGGGAGAGCTGGCTGGAACCGAAGAATTCGTTGACGACCGCAGCAATCGGCTTGGCGTTGATGAGATCCTGCGGCGTCAGGCCCTCGCTCTCCGCCAAGGCAAGACGGTCCTTTACCGCCCGTTCGACGCGCACCAAGCCCAAGCGGAACTGATTTTCCATCAGCTCGCCCACAGAACGCACGCGCCGGTTACCCAAGTGATCGATATCGTCGATTTCGCCAATGCCATTGCGCAGGTCTACCAGAACCTTCATCACGGCAATGATATCTTCGTTGCTCAGGACACCGGGACCGGTAATCTC
The window above is part of the Acidithiobacillus acidisediminis genome. Proteins encoded here:
- the rpoB gene encoding DNA-directed RNA polymerase subunit beta, with protein sequence MAYSFTEKKRIRKDFGNSQSILPVPYLLATQMDSYREFLQADTPAPARSDTGLEAVFRSLFPMESYSGNARLDYVSYRLERPVFDVMECHQRGATYCAGLRVRLRLALSEKDDSTGAKRIKDVKEQDVYMGELPLMTEHGSFIINGTERVIVSQLHRSPGVFFAHDAGKTHSSGKLLFNARIIPYRGSWLDFEFDPKDHLYARIDRRRKLPATTLLRALGYSTEDVLGMFFDTEVFRIEGAQIFYQLRPARVQGDIAVFDITHPQSGEILVAKGKRVTARHVRQLQELGESIEVEVPEAFLLGKVLARDMLDTATGELVLQANDLIDDEALKKLRQMAPLQIETLFINEVDRGPYISETLRIDTARDAHEAQIEIYRLMRPGEPPSKDSAQTLFQGLFFSADRYDLSQVGRMKFNRRVGREEITGPGVLSNEDIIAVMKVLVDLRNGIGEIDDIDHLGNRRVRSVGELMENQFRLGLVRVERAVKDRLALAESEGLTPQDLINAKPIAAVVNEFFGSSQLSQFMDQTNPLSEVTHKRRVSALGPGGLTRERAGFEVRDVHPTHYGRICPIETPEGPNIGLINSLACFARTNSYGFLETPYRKVINGQATDEVIYLSAIDEGHYVIAQANSPLSPDNHLLDDLVSCRHKGETLLVAPDQVQLMDISPRQIVSVAASMIPFLEHDDANRALMGSNMQRQAVPTVRSDAPLVGTGMERVVAIDSGAAITARRGGVVDSVDGARIVVRVNDEETQPGEPGVDIYNLVKYSRSNQNTTLNQKPIVTVGDEVARGDVLADGPSTELGELALGQNILVAFTPWNGYNFEDSILISERVAAEDRYTTIHIEEFPVYARDTKLGPEEITRDIPNVSEGALRHLDESGIVVIGAELAPGDILVGKVTPKGETQLTPEEKLLRAIFGEKASDVKDNSLRMPAGMYGTVIDVQVFTRDGIDKDARAKAIEEEQLKKIRKDVQDEYRIFESDTYQRIERLLLGKVAEGGPAGLAAGAKITKTYLKDLARDRWFDIRLRSEESNEALEQIRAQLEQQRERLDAVLEEKRRKLTQGDDLSPGVLKMVKVHVAVKRQLQPGDKMAGRHGNKGVVSKIVPVEDMPYLADGTPVDIVLNPLGVPSRMNVGQILETHLGWAAKGLGKRIGEMLDQQRAMAELRAFLTEIYNRSGKKEDIDSLNDEEVLALAHNLRNGVPMATPVFDGAAEEDIRDMLELAGLPRSGQVTLYDGRSGEAFDRPVTVGYLYMLKLHHLVDDKMHARSTGPYSLVTQQPLGGKAQFGGQRFGEMEVWALEAYGAAYTLQEMLTVKSDDVSGRSKMYESIVKGDFRMDAGMPESFNVLLKELRSLSIDIELEQSV